The sequence CGAACTGGCAGCCGGACATGAACGCTAGCGCAATTATCAAACAATATCTGGTTATTTGCTTAATCAACTTTATAGATACATTTTATGCAATTCAAATATAATCAGAATGACGGAAAGAATCGGCATTTTTATAGAGCTCCGCTCAATTCAATTCCATCTCGACGGATTCGTCTGAATTGCGCGTAATGAGATACTCTATGTATTTACTTGTGTAATTATCCTGTATATCTTTTTCTCCGATCAAATCCGCCCTTATCTGAACGGTCAATCTGCCCAAAGCCTTAGCTAGTTCTTCGTAATTATCGCTGATATCTCGGTCGCGGGTACACTCCGTAATAACCTGGAGGAAACGATAATATTCTTCCAGAACGGGCGGAGCAGCCACAATTGCAAGTCTGTGAGTCAAAAACTGAAGCTTTATTAGCTCTTCGGATGAAATATTATCGGTCAAAGACATTTCTTCCAGTAAATCGATCAATGTTTCGTACACCTTTGTCTTCAGTTCCAGAAATTTAATGCTTTGCTCTTTTTTGATCTCAACGGCGGTCTGTTGATTCAACAAAGCAGCCGTAATCAACACAGTTGCCACTGTTCCCAACACAATTAATGTTATCTCCTGGGCAAAAGGTACGCTGTCGGATATTTTGTAGGTATATCGGAAATAAAAATAACCGCCGATTAACGTTGCCGCGGTAAGCAAAAGAATAAATATTTGCCTGGATGATATTTTGTTCACTGATTCTCCATTGAAATGATTAATCATGAATACAAAGTTGTTATAATTTTTCTATATAGCCAATTCTTTTTTTTAATGAAGGATGACTGTAAAAGAACCACTCGACCAACGGATGAGGATCTTTATCGGCAAGATTTTGTTCGGATAAAGAAACGAGCGTATTGATAAAGTCCTCTTTATACCCGGTCGTTTCCACAGCGTATTCGTCCGCTTCATATTCGAATTTTCTCGATATGTAGTTCGTCAGCGGCGTAAACACAATCATAATAAATCCCAAACATATTAATAGCAACGGAAGAGCGGCAATCCTGTAAATATTGTCGTAGCCGAACCAGACGACGGCATTCGCATAAAGTTCCGCCGCCAAGTAGAAACTCAAAAAACTGAAGACCGTACCGATAATAATATTTTTAATAATATGTTTTTTCCTGTAATGTCCGAGTTCGTGTGCAATTACCGTTATTATTTGCTCCGGCGTATAATTATCGAGCAACGTATCGGCCAGCAGAATTCTTTTTGTTTTGCCTAAACCTGTAAATGCCGCGTTGGCTTTTCTGGTATTCTTACTCATATTGAATTTCACGACGCTTTCGACTTTCAGTCCCGCTTTATCAAACAGTTCTTTAATTTTATTTTTTATCCGGTCATTTTCGAGAGGCGTAATTTTGTAGAAAAGCGGCATGATAACTTGAGGTAGAATCCTGGCTAACAGCGTCGAGAACAGGAAAGTTACAAAGCCGAATGGCAACCACCATAAATTGCCGAACTTTTTTAGCGTCCAATAGAAAATTAAAATAAGAGGTATGCCAATAGCGCCGCTTACAGCCAGGCTCTTCAGCCTTTCCTTTATCCACATTGTAATATTTTGATTCGACAATCCGTACTTATGTTCAAGCAGATAATCCTCGTAAAAATCGACGGGCAGCAGAAGCGAATTTATTATTAAGCCGAAGAAGACGACAAATAAAATCAGCGCAACATAATCGTTACCGTTAAAAGACAGCGCTAATCGCTCCAGGCGATCGCTCAATCCTACGGCAACGAACATTATAAGCAGAGTAAACGACAGAACGGTATTGGAAACGGCTAAGATTATTTTGATTCGGTTATATTCTTTCGATTTATCTTCCGATCTCATATTTGTCCGACTGCGTTACTTTCAACCCATCCGACTTTACCGTCGGGCAGTTTAATTTTAACCCAGTCGCCTACTTTATCGATAAGCTCCATCTTTAAGCCTTCGTGTACGACAAATGCATCGTTACTGCTTTCGTCGGGAGCCGCTTTAACGCTGTAGACACTTTCCACCAGAATTCCGTATTGCACGGTGAGCTCCCTGTTGTATCTAGTGTAAAGAATTATCGAAAGTACAATCAACACGGGAAGGACAAACGAGGCGGTAAAGAAGGAGAGTTTCTGGATGTTAATCTTTCTCGACAGGAAATACCCTCCCAGACTTGCCATAAAGATCAAATAAACCAGAATTACTATAACAGCCCATCCGTCGAGCGAAAGAGAAGTTACTATGGCGTCCCACCATTCCGCCAGAAAAATACGCGGAACTTCTTCCACTTTGTCAACGGTTCTTGCACGTGCAATCCGAAGATTATAAAGGAGGTCTTCGTCGCCGGGTTCAAGTTTCAAGCCTTTTTCGAAAAATAAAATTGCATAGCCGATTTTACCCGATTTGAAATATGCGTTGCCGAGATTAAAATAAAGCGCGGGACTTTCGTATCCCGAATTGATAATTTCATTATAAAGTTCGATTGATTTATCATAGCTCTGCTGCCTGTAATAGTCGTTGGCTTTTTTGAACAACTCTTCGGGAGATTGAGCCGATAAATTTAAACTCATTACCAAAATTAAAATCGCTGTCAATCGCAGTTTCATTTTCTCTTCTCCAGATATGAATCGATTTCGACTATTGTTTTAACTGCGGCGTCGTAGAATTCATTTGCTGAAATTACAGTTTCGGACTTAGGAGCGAATCTTACGAACTCGCACTTTTCCGATATGTCTTTAATTTTATTCAGCAAATCTCCGGGTACGTTATAAGCGGTTAGTTTATCCAGCGCAAGTTCAATAGTAAACTCGGATTTGTCGATGCCCAATTTATCTTCGAGATACCCGAAAAGCGCGGAGGACAGTTCGGAGTAGAATTTTTCGATGTCGTTTTCGTCGAGCGCTTTCCTTGCGGCTTTCAATCTTTTCTTTGCGGCTTTTTCCGCTTTTCTGTATTTGAGCAGGCGTACGTCGCTTTCAATCTTCTCTTTCCTTCTGTTGAACAGAATCAATATCGTCAAAACAAAGGGCGAAGCAAACAAGATAATCCAGAACCACGGTTTTACCAGAGCCGCTTCTTCTTTTTTCGTCAGACTTAAATCCGAAGTCTTGATATACCTTATATCTTCGCTCAATAGTTTAATATCCTCTTTTGAAAATCCCGAAGCTGCGGATTCGTATTCGCCGACGCCTTTCAAAACGTTAATTTCATATTCGGGCGATTTAATAGTCACATATTTATTAGTAGACGGATTGAAATAAGAAAATTCTGTAGAAGGGATTACCTTCTTCCCGGGCGTTCTGGGAACAATAAGATATTCGGTAATTTTTTGGCCCGAGATAACGGAACCGCGGTTAATATTATCGTAGACTTTCGGCTCGTATTTTTCTACTCCCGCAGGCAAGAGCGGCTCGGGCACAGTTAACAGCTTTATATTGCCCGCACCGGAAATCGTATAACGGAGAGTAATACTTTCATTCGTATAAACTTCTTTCTTATCGATTTCGGTTTTAAGCGTAAAATTTCCCACTGCGCCGTTGAACGAAGCCGGAACGTTTTCCGAAGGCAAAGGCAATACGTTTATTTTCAGCGTATTCGAGCGCGCCGTATATTCGATTGTTTCCGTTCTGCCGAAGAAAGAATCGTTGAAAAATTCGTCAAAAATATCGTTGCCCGTCCTTTTGCGCCTGATTATAACGGGCACGTTCAATTCGAAAGGCGTTACGTTGAGAACTCCGGCTCGGGTAGGAAACAAAGCGACTTTTTTAATTTCCGCTACGCGGTACCTTTCGCCTTTATATGTTCCGATCGTAAAATTAATCGTCTGTCTCGGTTCGATTTCTTCTGCCCAGAATCCCTGATATTGAGGTAATTTGGATATCTGCGGCGAAGCGATATTTACTTTTGTATAAAGTTTGTACGTTACGGTTATTTGTTCTCCGACATACGCGCGGGTTTTGCTAGCTTCGGCCAGTATAAAAACGCTTTTTGATAATTCTTCCTGGGAAATTCCACCTGCAGCCGATTTATTTTCCTGCGGAGAACCCTTCACTACATTTATAGTTATCGGTTCGGTTTTGTAAATTTTGCCGTCGTAATCGACGCTTGCCTCGCCGATTGTAAATTTACCGATATCGGAGGGTTGAAGTATATATGAATAAGTTAAGGACGCCGATACCTTGCCGTTGATAATTTGCATGCTCGTGGATTGATTCGGGCCGCTTAGTATTCTGAATCCTTCAAAGGAAGGAGGTCTGAAATTCGTCAAATTATGAATCGATTCTCCTTCGAACGTAAAATAAACCTGAAACCGTTCGTATTGCGATACGGTCGTTTTGTCGACGCTTGCGTTGAAACTTTGCGCATGGAGCAACGCGCCGCTACAAACAATTAGAATCAGCGTTACAAACTTTCTTATAGATTTTTCCATAATCCACCCGGTATTGAATTACCAATCTTTTTCCGTTTTGACGGGTTTGCCTTGCATCTTCCGTAATTTCTTCTGAAGTTCTTTTTCGTTGTCTTTTAACGCTTCGAGAATCCTTTGCGCTTCTTCTTTCGAAATCTGATTTTTCTGTTGCTGCTGTCGTTGTTGTTGCTGATTTTGCCGATCGTTCTTATTCCGATTATTGTCTTTGTTCTGATTTTTGTTGTCGTCTTGATTTTTGTCGTTGTCTTGATTTTGATCTTTGTTCCGGTCTTTATTTTGATCTTTATTCTGATTCTGATTCTGCTGCTGTTTCAATTTATTCAAAGCATAAGAAAGATTATACTTCGTTTCGAGATCGTCGGGATTAAGTTTAAGAGCATTTTTGTACGCTTCTACGCTTTCTTTATATTTTTCCTGTTTCAATAATGAGTTGCCGATATTGTGGAATATTTTTGCTTTCCTAAAATTATCGTCCGTAAACGAGAGAGCGTTTTTGAAAGATTGAATAGCTTCGTCGTATCTTCCCTGCTTATAATACGCGTCGCCCAGATTGAAATGACCTTCGAACAAATCATTTCTTTTATCGAGGCTTTTCTTAAAATTCACTTCCGCTTCGGCATATTTGCCTTCTTTATAGAGCTCCGCGCCTTCATTAATCAGACTTCTTACGCTCTGCGCCGATAGCGCGCCGTAAAATAAGAATACAATCGACAGCAATAATATTTTCTTCATTCCGAAACCTCTCTCATATTTACAATTTTAGCGGCGATTCGGGACTTATTGTAAGAAATCAGGAAATCGATCAACAGTAGAATAATTGCTGGCGCAAGGAAATAATAAAAACGGTCTTCATAATCGGTAATTCTTTTGGCGCCGTATTCGGTAGCTTCTATTTTTGCCAGGTCGTTATAAATAGCTTCCAGTTCGTCTTCGGTATTCGTTCCGTGATAGTATTTGCCCCCCGTTTCTGCGGCAATTTTTTTCAAAATTTCGTCGTTGAGTCGCGTTAATACTATTTCGCCGTTGGCGTCTTTTTTATATCCGACACGGACGCCCGACTGATTATAAACCGGAATAGGAACGCCCGAAGCTGACCCGAGACCGATAGAATAAATCACCACATCCTTATCTTTGACTTTTTCAATCGAAGCGTCTATATCGCCTTCGTGGTCTTCGCCGTCCGTAATAAGGATTATTGCTTTTTGTGTGGGATCGTCGTATTTGAATGAATTCAACGCAAGGTCTATAGCCGCAGCGATTGCAGTTCCCTGTTGCGGAACAGAATTGACGTCGACGGCGTTCAAAAACAGATTTGCCGCATTGTAATCCGTCGTAAGGGGAAATTGAATATAAGCTCTCCCTGCAAAAACAATCAAACCCAGTCGGTCGCCTTGAAGCCGTCTAATCAGTTTGGATATTTCGTATTTGGCTTTTTCGAGGCGGTTCGGTTTTATATCTTCCGCCTGCATACTTTTTGACACGTCGAGCAAAATATAAACATCGAAGCCGACCTGTTTAACTTCTTCCACTTTTGTTCCCACCTGCGGATTTGCCAGCGCAATCATCAGAAAGAAGATTGACGTCAAAAAGATTCCAAACTTAAGATGCTTTTTCAGACCGCTGTATGCCGGCATTAAAACCGTATGCAAAATCGTATCGCTGAATTGCCCGATAAGTTTCGTCTGTCTTTTATGAAGATATAAATAGAGCGCTATCAACAGCGGTATCAATAACAGTCCGTATAAAAATTCGATATGTTCAAAACGAATCATATTCAAGGCAACTTTCTTAAATAAAATTTTTCCAGAGAAAATTCCGTCAGCAATAAAATCAAACCGCCCAATGCCCAGAAGAAAAACAATTCTTTTGCATGACGGTAAGAAGTCACTTCAACTTTGGTTTTTTCGAGTTTATCAATTTCCTCGTAGATTTCGGCAAGTTTACGATTGCTGGTGGCGCGGAAATATTTCCCGCCCGTAATTTCGGAAATCTGTTTAAGCAAATTTTCATCTATTTCTACAGGCACCATTTGACGTCTTATACCGAAGGGCGTTTGAAAAGGATAAGGCGCCTGTCCCAGCGAACCGACTCCGACAGTGTAAATTCTTATGCCGAACTTTTGAGCTATTTGCGCCGCCGTCACCGGATCAATCTCGCCCGCGTTATTAACCCCGTCCGTCAATAAAATCATGACTTTACTTTTCGCATTGCTGTCTTTGAGTCTGTTAACTCCATTGGCAATGGCGTTTCCGATAGCCGTCCCGTCCTGAATCATACCGCTTTTGATCTCAGCCAGAAGATTCCGCAATACGTTGTAATCGATCGTAAGCGGACATTGAGTAAAACTTTCCCCCGCAAAAATAACAAGACCGATTCTGTCGTTCGTTCTTCCTCTTATGAAATCTCCGATAACGTTCTTAGCGGCTTCGAGACGGTTGGGTTTGAAATCCTCCGCCAGCATACTACCGGAAACGTCGAGCACAATTGCAATATCGATTCCTTCCGTATAAATATTTTCTCCGCTCGAAAATGTTTGAGGACGAGCAAACGCAACTATCAATGCCCCGATGCCGAGCAGCCTCAACAAAGCCGGCAGGTGAACCAATCTTTCCTTAATGCCCCTCGGTACGTCGCCAAAGAGCTTCAATGAAGAAAAGAGAATCGAGGGAGAATAATTATCGCGCCTTTTCCAATAGGAATAAAAAAGCAAAGGCAGCAACAGCAGCAAATATAAAATCCATTGATTCGCGAATTCAATATCCTTAAACATTTTCTTCAGCCTCGACTTCCTTTTGGGGTATATAAGCGGTTCGCTCGACAATTTCGTAAGCTTGCTTCATCATTTCTTCATTTACTTCCGGAAGCGGTTCGAATTTTGCAAACTTAACCAAATCCGCATTGCTGAAAAATCTTTCCGCCGTATCGACTATCTTTCCGCCGTCATCGTTTTTCTTGAGTTCGTCTATAATTTCGGAGGACGTTTGTTCAAGAGCGTTAAATCCGAATCTCTCTTCAAAATATTGTCTGATTATTTCCGTTATTTCGCTGTGATAATCTTTTATTAATCCCTGCTGCCATAATTTCTTTGCTTCGAGTTCCTTGAGGGACGCAAGCGCTTTTTCGTGCGGCGGTATTTTGACCGTCTCGACTTTTTCTTCAGTCATACCTTTTTTCTTTTTCCAGTAACGATAGACAATATAAGCCAATGCCAGAACAACCAAAACGACTAAGATTATCAATAAAATCATTACCCAGTCGAGAGGTATTGTTACCGGAGATTTTACGTCCCGGATATCCTTTTCCGGGTCTATCTTTAAGGAATGAACATTAACGACTAAACTGTCAACCGCCGCGAATCCCGTATCTTTGCCTGCGACATATTTTATTCGGAATGAGGGAATCGTTACGCGCGCCGAATCGTAGTAAGAAAACAGATAGCCGCGCTTTTCGATAATTTTATTGTCGACTTTATTAATTGCCGCGCTTAGCGTGTCGATAAATTCGAGGTTTTTCAATGAATCTTTAACCGAAGGCATCAATATTTTGATATCCGGCGAATGAATAATTTCCAGTTGATATTTAATATAGTCGCCGATTTTATAGTCGGAAGTATCTGTAGTCGCTCTAACCGAGACTTGTTGAGCATCTGTTCCGTGCGCAAATAAAATCAGAAAAAGGAGAATGCTTAAATAGGCGCTTTTTACCATCTTTTTTCCCGCATCTTGAAAAATTCCACTAACGGTTTAACATAAGTTTGGCTCGTATCTATTTCTACGGAATCGATTCCTCCGGATATAAATATCGACTTTCTGTACTCGTTTAATCTTCTAATGGTTTCTGCATAATTTACTTCGAAATCTCGGCCGTTCGTATCGACGTATCTTATATCGCCGGTTTCGGGATCGTGGAATTTAATCAGTCCGAATCCATTCAGTTCTCTTTCCCTTCTGTCGTTAAGAACAATACCTACGAGGTCGTGTTTTTTACCTACGATTCTAAGCATTTTATCATAGCCTTCGTCCAGAAAATCGGAAATCAAAAAAACAATGGCTCTCTTTTTGACTGCGTGATTCAGATATTCGAGCGCTTGTTTGATATTTGTTCTGTTGCCCTGAGGTTCGAAAGAGAGCACTTCCCGGATCAATCTGAGCGAATGAGTTTTCCCTTTTTTGGGAGGAATAAATTTTTCAATTTGATCGGTAAACAAAATCAACCCGACTTTGTCGTTGTTTTTAAGCGCCGAGAAAGCCAGGATTGCGCTCAGTTCAGCCGCTATTCTTTGTTTGTTTTTTTCTCCGCTTCCGAAAAGCAGAGAGCCGCTCATATCCACCATCAAAATTACCGTCAGTTCCCGCTCCTCTTCAAAAACTTTTACGTACGGGTGTCCGAAACGCGCAGTCACGTTCCAATCGATATTTCTGATATCGTCGCCTATCTGATATTCACGCACTTCGGCAAATTCCATTCCTCTGCCTTTAAATACCGAATGGTATTCGCCGGAGAACAATTCGTTGACGAGTCCTCGAGTGCGTATTTCGATATGTCTTACTTGCTTGATTAAATCTTTGGCAATCATTCTCGAATCCGGATATTAAGGCACTTCCACTCTGTTAAGTATTGTCTGAATTATCTTTTCGGAGGTAATTTCTTCGGCTTCGGCTTCGTATGTTACGGCAATTCTGTGTCTCAGTACGTCGTAACAAATCGAACGGACGTCTTCGGGGATAACGTATCCTCTCCTCCTTATGAAAGCCATAGCTCTTGCGCCGAGAGCAAGATTGATAGTTGCTCTAGGCGAAGCTCCGTAACTTATCAAATCGGAAAGTTCGTCCAGTCCGTAGTCTTTCGGGTTTCTCGTAGCAAAAACAATATCGAGTATATATTTTTCGACTTTTTCGTCCATATAAACTTCGTTCACAAGGCTGCGCGCTCGCAGTATATCATCCGGATTAATTACCTGTTTAACCTCGGGCAGGCTTTGCGTAGAATTCAGTTTCATTATTTTTAGTTCTTCTTCCCTGGTGGGATACGTTATTTTAACTTTCAGCATAAAACGGTCGACCTGCGCTTCGGGCAGCGGGTATGTGCCTTCCTGTTCAATCGGATTTTGAGTAGCCAAAACGAGAAACGGTTCGTCGAGTTTGAATGTAGTATCGCCGATTGTAACCTGGCGTTCCTGCATCGCCTCCAGCAATGCGCTTTGAACTTTTGCTGGAGCTCTGTTTATTTCGTCTGCAAGAATAAAATTGGAAAATACCGGCCCTTTTTTAATTGTAAAGTTGCCGTCTTTTTGGTTGTAAATTAAAGTACCTATTAAGTCGGCGGGCAATAAATCCGGCGTGAACTGAATCCTTTGAAATTTGGCTTTCATCGAAGACGCGAGCGTTTTGATGGCGAGTGTTTTTGCCAGCCCCGGAACGCCTTCCAAGAGCACATGCCCGTTGCCCAACAATCCGATAACCAGCCGTTCGAGCATATATTTTTGACCGACAATCACTTTGCCGATCTCATTAAACAAAATGTCAATGAACTCGCTTTCACGCCTGATTTTTTCATTTAATGCCGAAATGTCCAATTTACCACCTCTATATTTTTTAAAATCGTTTGGTTTTACAAAACTTGCATATAAAAGTTTCTGTAAATTTTACGGAATGTAAATATAACAATATTCGAAAAGAGACGTGCAATTCGATTATGATAGTTAGAATTGCCCGGATTTATTAAATTGAAGTGCAACAAAAAAAAGGCTCGGCATGAAAAAGATAATATTACTCTTTCTAATTTTAATATTCGGATGTACGGCGCAATCGGATATCGAATATAAGGAATATAAAGACCAATTGATCGAAACAGCCAAAAGGTGCTACGATCGCCAGCTTTTCTGGGGCTCGGGAGGCGATATAAGCGTAAAGATTCCCGGCGCCGGCAAGTTTATCGTCAAATCGACAGGCTATTCGCTCGGATCTCTCGATTATGATAGAGTTACTACAATGACTTTCGATAATGAAGTGATTGAAGGAAAGACGCCATCGCACGAGGCTCCCATACACGGCAACATATATAAAATAAGAAAAGACGTTGGGGCTATACTTCATATGCACACTCCTTATTCGACGGCATGGGCGACAGCGGGCATGAAAGTTCCGCCAGTAACTCAACAGTCCGTTAAATTGCTTTCGAAATGCGGAATAGTTAAATACCATCCGGTCGGCTCAAATGAACTTATCGAAGAAATAACCGATTTATATAAAGACACAAGAATAAAAGTAGTTTTTATGGAGAATCACGGCGTATTTGTAGTTGGCAAAGATCTGGAGGAACTGCTCAATAATGCGGAACTTGTTGAGAACACGGCTCGCATAGCTTATTTATTAAAGACGATTGGCACACCCAAAGAATTCAAATTCGAGTGAATTTCCATCCATAAATCAATATGAAACGAAAGAGAGAATATGAAAAAAAATACTTCGAATAAATATATAGATAAATTTTTGTCGATTGTGGAAAATGTAGGCAATCGCCTGCCTCATCCCACAACATTATTTGCTCTTTTTGCGCTATCCGTGGTAATATTGTCTTGGCTGGTCAGCCGATTCGAATTTTCGGTAGTCCACCCCGGGACGGGCGAAATTATAACTCCGGTAAATCTCCTTTCGGTTGAAGGGATTCATCGAATAATCTTAAATATGATTACCAATTTTACCTCTTTTGCCCCGCTCGGAACCGTATTGGTTGCGCTGCTCGGAATTGCGGTTGCCGAACACAGCGGTTTGATAGGCACGGTATTAAGATACCTCGTTTTGAAATCGCCGCCCAAGCTTTTAACATTCGTAATTGTGTTTTCGGGTATACTGTCCAATACCGCAAGTGAAATCGGCTATGTGCTTCTCGTGCCATTATCGGCAATAATTTTTCTTGCCGCCGGGCGTCATCCGATAGCGGGACTGGCAGCCGCGTTTGCGGGAGTCTCGGGAGGTTATAGCGCAAATCTACTACTCGGCACAATCGACCCTCTTCTTGCCGGACTTACTCAGGAAGCGGCGCACATAATCGACAAATCGTATGAAGTCAACGCCGCTGCAAATTACTATTTCATGTTCGTTTCGACATTTTTTATAGCAGCCGCCGGAACGTGGGTTACTGAAAAAATAGTGGAACCGAGATTGGGTAAGTATTCCGGAAACGTGGAAGCCGAGGAAATCAAACCTCTGGGCAAAGCGGAAAAAAGAGGATTGAAATTTACCGCATATGCAGTATTGCTATTTACTGCAATTATTCTGATCGGAATTTTACCGGAAGACGGTTTTCTAAGAGAAATAAATACCGGCAGTATTCTTAAATCTCCGTTTCTGAAAGGAATAGTTGCGTTCATATTTATGGGAGGACTGATATCCGGTATAGCTTACGGAATAGGAGCCCGCACAATTAAAAACGACAGCGATGTTGTAAAGGGCATGAATAAATCGATGGAGACGCTTGGTTCTTACATCGTTCTGGTTTTCTTTGCCGCTCAATTCGTTGCATTTTTCAATTGGACGAATTTAGGATTGATAGTAGCGGTCGAAGGAGCTAATTTTCTAAAAGCTTCCGGCTTGGGTCCGATTCCCCTATTAATCGCATTTATAATCATCTCTGCAATAATCAACTTATTTATCGGCAGCGCCTCGGCAAAGTGGGCTGTAATGGCTCCGGTTTTCGTACCGATGTTTATGCTTTTGGGATATACGCCCGAACTGGTTCAGGCGGCTTACAGGGTCGGCGACAGCATAACCAACATCATATCCCCGATGATGTCCTACTTTGCTCTCATTATTGCGTTCGTGGGAAAATACGATTCGAAAGCAGGAATAGGCACACTGATTGCAACGATGCTGCCGTATACTTTTACGTTTTTCATTATATGGGTAATATTATTTATTATCTGGTTCATACTCGGCATTCCAGTCGGTCCCGGAGCGCAAATGTTTCTCTGATATTTATTGATTGCCGAATTC comes from Melioribacter roseus P3M-2 and encodes:
- a CDS encoding BatD family protein codes for the protein MEKSIRKFVTLILIVCSGALLHAQSFNASVDKTTVSQYERFQVYFTFEGESIHNLTNFRPPSFEGFRILSGPNQSTSMQIINGKVSASLTYSYILQPSDIGKFTIGEASVDYDGKIYKTEPITINVVKGSPQENKSAAGGISQEELSKSVFILAEASKTRAYVGEQITVTYKLYTKVNIASPQISKLPQYQGFWAEEIEPRQTINFTIGTYKGERYRVAEIKKVALFPTRAGVLNVTPFELNVPVIIRRKRTGNDIFDEFFNDSFFGRTETIEYTARSNTLKINVLPLPSENVPASFNGAVGNFTLKTEIDKKEVYTNESITLRYTISGAGNIKLLTVPEPLLPAGVEKYEPKVYDNINRGSVISGQKITEYLIVPRTPGKKVIPSTEFSYFNPSTNKYVTIKSPEYEINVLKGVGEYESAASGFSKEDIKLLSEDIRYIKTSDLSLTKKEEAALVKPWFWIILFASPFVLTILILFNRRKEKIESDVRLLKYRKAEKAAKKRLKAARKALDENDIEKFYSELSSALFGYLEDKLGIDKSEFTIELALDKLTAYNVPGDLLNKIKDISEKCEFVRFAPKSETVISANEFYDAAVKTIVEIDSYLEKRK
- a CDS encoding vWA domain-containing protein — its product is MFKDIEFANQWILYLLLLLPLLFYSYWKRRDNYSPSILFSSLKLFGDVPRGIKERLVHLPALLRLLGIGALIVAFARPQTFSSGENIYTEGIDIAIVLDVSGSMLAEDFKPNRLEAAKNVIGDFIRGRTNDRIGLVIFAGESFTQCPLTIDYNVLRNLLAEIKSGMIQDGTAIGNAIANGVNRLKDSNAKSKVMILLTDGVNNAGEIDPVTAAQIAQKFGIRIYTVGVGSLGQAPYPFQTPFGIRRQMVPVEIDENLLKQISEITGGKYFRATSNRKLAEIYEEIDKLEKTKVEVTSYRHAKELFFFWALGGLILLLTEFSLEKFYLRKLP
- a CDS encoding tetratricopeptide repeat protein; protein product: MKLRLTAILILVMSLNLSAQSPEELFKKANDYYRQQSYDKSIELYNEIINSGYESPALYFNLGNAYFKSGKIGYAILFFEKGLKLEPGDEDLLYNLRIARARTVDKVEEVPRIFLAEWWDAIVTSLSLDGWAVIVILVYLIFMASLGGYFLSRKINIQKLSFFTASFVLPVLIVLSIILYTRYNRELTVQYGILVESVYSVKAAPDESSNDAFVVHEGLKMELIDKVGDWVKIKLPDGKVGWVESNAVGQI
- a CDS encoding DUF58 domain-containing protein — its product is MIAKDLIKQVRHIEIRTRGLVNELFSGEYHSVFKGRGMEFAEVREYQIGDDIRNIDWNVTARFGHPYVKVFEEERELTVILMVDMSGSLLFGSGEKNKQRIAAELSAILAFSALKNNDKVGLILFTDQIEKFIPPKKGKTHSLRLIREVLSFEPQGNRTNIKQALEYLNHAVKKRAIVFLISDFLDEGYDKMLRIVGKKHDLVGIVLNDRRERELNGFGLIKFHDPETGDIRYVDTNGRDFEVNYAETIRRLNEYRKSIFISGGIDSVEIDTSQTYVKPLVEFFKMREKRW
- a CDS encoding M48 family metallopeptidase, with the translated sequence MRSEDKSKEYNRIKIILAVSNTVLSFTLLIMFVAVGLSDRLERLALSFNGNDYVALILFVVFFGLIINSLLLPVDFYEDYLLEHKYGLSNQNITMWIKERLKSLAVSGAIGIPLILIFYWTLKKFGNLWWLPFGFVTFLFSTLLARILPQVIMPLFYKITPLENDRIKNKIKELFDKAGLKVESVVKFNMSKNTRKANAAFTGLGKTKRILLADTLLDNYTPEQIITVIAHELGHYRKKHIIKNIIIGTVFSFLSFYLAAELYANAVVWFGYDNIYRIAALPLLLICLGFIMIVFTPLTNYISRKFEYEADEYAVETTGYKEDFINTLVSLSEQNLADKDPHPLVEWFFYSHPSLKKRIGYIEKL
- a CDS encoding AAA family ATPase, which produces MDISALNEKIRRESEFIDILFNEIGKVIVGQKYMLERLVIGLLGNGHVLLEGVPGLAKTLAIKTLASSMKAKFQRIQFTPDLLPADLIGTLIYNQKDGNFTIKKGPVFSNFILADEINRAPAKVQSALLEAMQERQVTIGDTTFKLDEPFLVLATQNPIEQEGTYPLPEAQVDRFMLKVKITYPTREEELKIMKLNSTQSLPEVKQVINPDDILRARSLVNEVYMDEKVEKYILDIVFATRNPKDYGLDELSDLISYGASPRATINLALGARAMAFIRRRGYVIPEDVRSICYDVLRHRIAVTYEAEAEEITSEKIIQTILNRVEVP
- a CDS encoding VWA domain-containing protein translates to MIRFEHIEFLYGLLLIPLLIALYLYLHKRQTKLIGQFSDTILHTVLMPAYSGLKKHLKFGIFLTSIFFLMIALANPQVGTKVEEVKQVGFDVYILLDVSKSMQAEDIKPNRLEKAKYEISKLIRRLQGDRLGLIVFAGRAYIQFPLTTDYNAANLFLNAVDVNSVPQQGTAIAAAIDLALNSFKYDDPTQKAIILITDGEDHEGDIDASIEKVKDKDVVIYSIGLGSASGVPIPVYNQSGVRVGYKKDANGEIVLTRLNDEILKKIAAETGGKYYHGTNTEDELEAIYNDLAKIEATEYGAKRITDYEDRFYYFLAPAIILLLIDFLISYNKSRIAAKIVNMREVSE
- a CDS encoding tetratricopeptide repeat protein, yielding MKKILLLSIVFLFYGALSAQSVRSLINEGAELYKEGKYAEAEVNFKKSLDKRNDLFEGHFNLGDAYYKQGRYDEAIQSFKNALSFTDDNFRKAKIFHNIGNSLLKQEKYKESVEAYKNALKLNPDDLETKYNLSYALNKLKQQQNQNQNKDQNKDRNKDQNQDNDKNQDDNKNQNKDNNRNKNDRQNQQQQRQQQQKNQISKEEAQRILEALKDNEKELQKKLRKMQGKPVKTEKDW
- a CDS encoding class II aldolase/adducin family protein, which codes for MKKIILLFLILIFGCTAQSDIEYKEYKDQLIETAKRCYDRQLFWGSGGDISVKIPGAGKFIVKSTGYSLGSLDYDRVTTMTFDNEVIEGKTPSHEAPIHGNIYKIRKDVGAILHMHTPYSTAWATAGMKVPPVTQQSVKLLSKCGIVKYHPVGSNELIEEITDLYKDTRIKVVFMENHGVFVVGKDLEELLNNAELVENTARIAYLLKTIGTPKEFKFE